The Deltaproteobacteria bacterium region GTAGTAACCGCCCTGCTCGCACCACCGCGCCGCTTTCAGATCGTCTTCAGACTGGCGAAGCCACCGGTCGGCCTCCTTGCCGAGTATCTCCATGAAACGCCTCCTCGAAACTTCGGGTTCAAAGGACCGGCGCGGCGGACCGCCACTAACAAATCGGCCCTTCCGGCGGATAACTTGAATAACCGCGCCATTCTGGGGGAAACTTTCTGAAGAAAGTTTCCCCCAGGCCCCCTTCAAAGACTTTCAATACGAGTTGGTTTCCCCCTGTTTTGCCAGGCAAAACAGGGGGAAACCAACTCGTATTAAAGGTTTTTGGAGGGAGTCTGAGGGAACCGTGGGTCTGTGACCCGTGGGTCTATGACCCTTTACAAAAAGGTTCCCTCAGTGCATAAATCAGAGCTTCCTTGCCCCCGATAAGCGGCGGGGGGATAAGAAATCATGAAAGAAGGTTGCCCCGGTCTCCCCCTGCGTTCAGCTCCTGTAGGACGAGTTTATGCGCACGTATTCGTCGGTGAGGTCGCAGGTCCACAGCCTGTACGAGCCGCCGCCAGCGCCGAGTTCGACGATCACTTCCACCGTGTCTTCCCTCAGGGCCCGGGCCGCCTCTTTACCGGCGCCGGCGTCGAGCCCGCGGCGCACCACCTGCACGCCGTTATAGTAGAGGTCCACCTCGTCGGGGTCGAAGCGTGCGCCCGAGTCGCCGAGCGCCGCCATGAAGCGGCCCCAGTTGGGGTCGCAGCCGAAGAAGGCCGTCTTCACAAGCGGCGAGCAGGCGAGTTTTCTCGCCGCCTTCTCCGCCTCGCCGTCCGTAGCCGCGCCGCGCACGTCGACGGTCACCACCTTGGTGGCCCCCTCGCCGTCGCGCACTATCATGAGGGCGAGCTCCCTTGCAACGGACGAGAGGGCCTCGACGAACTCCGCGAAGGCGGCGCAACCCGCGGTCAGCAGCGGCCCCCCGGCAAGACCGTTGGCAAAGGCCAGCACCGTATCGTTTGTGGACTGGTCGCCGTCTACGACTATCCTGTTGAAGGAGGCGGATACGGCGGCCTTGAGGGCGCGCCTGAGGGCCGGCGGCGAAAGCCTGGCGTCGGTGAGAAAGAAGGCGAGCATCGTCGCCATGCGGGGCGAGATCATGCCGGCGCCCTTGGCTATGCCCGCCACGGTGACCTCGACGCCTCCGATCCCGCCGCGCAAGAGCGCGGTCTTGGAGAAGGCGTCGGTAGTGCGCATGGCCTCGGCCGCCGCCACAAGGCCCGAGGGGGCGAGCCTGGCCGCCGCCCTCTCTATGCCGGCCTCTATCTTCTCAAGCGGCGGCGCCACCCCTATGACCCCGGTCTGGCAGACGAGCACCTCGCCCGGCTCGGCGCCCACGGCCTTCTCCGTGGCGGCCGCCATCCTCTCCACCACGTGGCGGCCGAAGCCGCCGGTGCTCACGTTGGCGTTTCCGCTGTTGACCACCACGCCGCGGGCCGAGCCGGACGCGACCCTGCGACTGCTAAAAAGCACGGAAGGCGCCTTCACCCTGTTGGTCGTGAAAAGACCGGCCGCAACACAGGGCACGTCCGACACTATGACGGCCAGGTCCTTGCGCACCTTCTTCACGCCGCAATGGACTCCGGCGGCCCGAAACCCCTTTACATGAAACCCCTTCAATCCTCCTCCCTTTCTTCCGGGGGAAACTTTCCGAAAAAGGACCACCGGCTCCCCTCTCCCCCGGTCCCCTCTATTCGTATATGCAGCGGTCCCCTGGAGGTCCGGCCCGCGCCAGGCGGGATCTTTTTACGCCTTTGCGGCCCGAACCTCCAGGGAACCGCCCCCCGACAACGGGCGCGGGAAGGAAGCTCTGATTAATTACTCTGGGGGAAACTTTCTGTAGAAAGTTTCCCCCAGACCCCCTTCAAAGACTTTCAATGCGACGTGGTTTCTCCCTGTTTTGCCAAGCAAAACAGGGAGAAACCACGTCGCGTTAAAAGTTTTTGGAGGGAGTCTGAGGGAACCTTTTTACAAAAAGGTTCCCTCAGGGTAAATTAATCGGAGCTTCCTTGAGCGTCCTTGCCGCAAGGGTGGTCTTGTCTATCTGCCGCAGCACTTCTTGTATTTCTTGCCGCTGCCGCAGGGGCAGGGTTCGTTGCGGCCGACCTTCTCGCCCGAGCGTCGGACGGTTCTTGGCTTTTCGCTCTCGCCGGCGGCGTTTTCGCCGCGACCGAAGACCATGGGTCTGCTGCGCTGCACGGGCTCCAGTTCGTCGGCCGCGGCCTCGCTTCTGACCTGGACCTTGAAGAGCCGCTCGACCACGTCGCTCTTGAGGCGGAATATCATGTCGGAGAAGAGCTCGAAGCCCTCGCGTTTGTACTCGTTGAGCGGGTTTTTCTGGCCGTAGCCGCGGAGGCCGATGCCGCTCTTCAGGTGGTCCATCGAGAGGAGGTGGTCTTTCCAGAGGTTGTCGAGGGTGTTGAGCATGATGATCTTCTCGATGTGGGCCGCAAGCTCCCTGCCTATGATCGAGGTCTTCTCTTCGTAGAACTTCGTGGCCCGCTCCCTTATGGCCTCGGCCAGTTCCGCCCTCGTGGCGGCCCCGTCGAAGACCGCGGGGTCGAGTTCGAAGCCGAAGCGGCCGTGGACGGCTTCGGAGATCGCCTCCCTGTCCCAGTCCTCGGGCCTTGTCCTCTCCTCAACGTGGGTGGAGACCAGGTCATCGCTCACCTCGGCTACGAAGTCGTCGATCATCCCGTCCAGGCCCTCTCTGGCCAGGATCTGGCGGCGGTAGCCGTAAACGACCTCGCGCTGCTGGTTCATGACGTCGTCGTACTCGAGCAGGTGCTTTCTTATGTCGAAGTTGTGGGCCTCGACCTTCTTCTGGGCGCTCTCGATGGCCCTCGTCACCAGCGAGTGCTCGATGGGCACGTCCTCCTCCATGCCGAGCCGGTCCATGATGTTGGCGATGCGGTCGCTTCCGAATATGCGCATCAGGTCGTCCTCGAGGCTTATG contains the following coding sequences:
- the argJ gene encoding bifunctional glutamate N-acetyltransferase/amino-acid acetyltransferase ArgJ, which translates into the protein MKGFHVKGFRAAGVHCGVKKVRKDLAVIVSDVPCVAAGLFTTNRVKAPSVLFSSRRVASGSARGVVVNSGNANVSTGGFGRHVVERMAAATEKAVGAEPGEVLVCQTGVIGVAPPLEKIEAGIERAAARLAPSGLVAAAEAMRTTDAFSKTALLRGGIGGVEVTVAGIAKGAGMISPRMATMLAFFLTDARLSPPALRRALKAAVSASFNRIVVDGDQSTNDTVLAFANGLAGGPLLTAGCAAFAEFVEALSSVARELALMIVRDGEGATKVVTVDVRGAATDGEAEKAARKLACSPLVKTAFFGCDPNWGRFMAALGDSGARFDPDEVDLYYNGVQVVRRGLDAGAGKEAARALREDTVEVIVELGAGGGSYRLWTCDLTDEYVRINSSYRS